Genomic segment of Pseudothermotoga hypogea DSM 11164 = NBRC 106472:
GTTTTTTCGACCAAAAGCATCGTCTGCTTGTCTATCAAACCCATCTGGTCGAAGCGAAAACCATCCACGTGGAATTCCTTCGTCCAATAGACCACCGTGTCGACTATGAGTCTTCTCATCATCAACCTTTCGCTCGCCGTGGTGTTTCCAACGCCACTCTCGTTGACGTACTGTCCCGTTTTGTCCACGCGGTAGTAATAGTAAGGCACGGCCTGATCCAGCGGTGAAAGGTCACCTACACCGTAGGTGTGCGGGAATACCACGTCCAAGATCACGCCGATGTTGTTCCTGTGGAAGGCCTGAACCATCCTTTTGAACTCTTTTATTCGCTCAGCTGGATCGAACGGATTCAAACTGTACATGCCTTCCACTGCCATGTAGAGGTACGGATCATAACCCCAGTTGTAGTGGTTTTCGAAGTCTCTGTTGATCTCATCTCCAGTGTAGAAATCGTTCACAGGCAGGATGTGAACGTGCGTCACACCGAGTTCTTTGATGTGATCCAACCCAGTGGTGACGCCGTTTGGACCTCTCGTGCCTTCCTCTATCAAACCGAGGTAACTGCATTTGTTTTTCACACCACTCGTTGGAGAACCTGTCATGTCGGCTACGTGTATCTCGTAGATGATCGCATCCACGTACGAATCGAGCTTCACCCAAGTGTCTTTCTCCCAATCAGAAGGATTAGTCTTTTGAAAGTCTACGATCGCGCTGTAGCGACTCTTCACAGAAACAGCTTTTGAATACGGATCGACCGATTCTCTTTCTTTGCCGTAATTGAAGTATCTGTATCTGTAGAGCCAGCCTTCGAGGTCTCCCTCCAGCTTGGCATACCAAGAGCCTTTTTCGAGTCTCTGCATGTCCACGATCAAGTCTGGCTCTTCCTTTTCATCCTTGTAGAGCAAAAGCTTCACCCATTTGCTCACGGGTGACCAAACGTAAAACTCGCTGAACTGAGGTGTGTAGAAACAACCCAACGGACCGTCGTAGTAGAGTTGGTCCAAAACCTCGATCGCGTACACCCTCGCAGGCTTGAAACCTTCCACGTGCAAGAAGATGTCCCTCGAGAGGTCTTCTTCACTGAGTGGTTCTGCCAGATTCACCAAGAAGTGTCTGGTTCTGGTTATATCGGTTGGATCGGCTTTTTCTAAACTTGCAAGTTTCACCTCTCTTTCATCGACGAAGAGCTTCACCCTGTCGAGATAGGTTTTCGTTTCGATCGGATTGGTGGCGTAGGCTTCTATCGTCGAAAAGTCTTTGAGTCTTGCAAAGAAAATTCTTGGACTCGTGTCCGGCCTTTGTTTGAAAATCTCCTCCACCCCCTGCAGGATCCAGACTTCAGCGAAGTTATTCTCGATCTCTATGAACCTGTCCTTTGCGACATCTTTGGCTTCCCACTCTTTGAGTCTGACGATGATTCCGACCTTTGTCAAGTCCATGTCCAGAACGACCGTAGCTTTGAGGCCAAAATCGTCGGCCTCGGTGAATTGGTAGGCTTTCCCTTCTTGTCCTATCGGCTCAACGGGCCAGATCCAGAGGTTCCAACCTTCGTAGTTTCCATCGAACCTGTGGTAGTGAACAACGATCGTGGTGGCTGAAAAGAGGACGGTCACGTAAAGAGCAAGTATGATCGAAAAGATCTTTCGCATTAGATCACCCCCAAGTTCATTCTATCCAATTCGGCTTGCGAATTCACAACGGACAGAGCATGAGTGTTGACGATTCAGCGATGATCGCCAGATGTCACAAGGGTTACAACTGAAAATTCATTC
This window contains:
- the pulA gene encoding type I pullulanase, producing the protein MRKIFSIILALYVTVLFSATTIVVHYHRFDGNYEGWNLWIWPVEPIGQEGKAYQFTEADDFGLKATVVLDMDLTKVGIIVRLKEWEAKDVAKDRFIEIENNFAEVWILQGVEEIFKQRPDTSPRIFFARLKDFSTIEAYATNPIETKTYLDRVKLFVDEREVKLASLEKADPTDITRTRHFLVNLAEPLSEEDLSRDIFLHVEGFKPARVYAIEVLDQLYYDGPLGCFYTPQFSEFYVWSPVSKWVKLLLYKDEKEEPDLIVDMQRLEKGSWYAKLEGDLEGWLYRYRYFNYGKERESVDPYSKAVSVKSRYSAIVDFQKTNPSDWEKDTWVKLDSYVDAIIYEIHVADMTGSPTSGVKNKCSYLGLIEEGTRGPNGVTTGLDHIKELGVTHVHILPVNDFYTGDEINRDFENHYNWGYDPYLYMAVEGMYSLNPFDPAERIKEFKRMVQAFHRNNIGVILDVVFPHTYGVGDLSPLDQAVPYYYYRVDKTGQYVNESGVGNTTASERLMMRRLIVDTVVYWTKEFHVDGFRFDQMGLIDKQTMLLVEKTLREINPNVIIYGEPWGGWGTQPRFGKHHLGDAKIAVFNDSIRDAIRGSVFNPTVKGFVLGTIGAETRLKRGVVGSIDYGGTIKDFASSPEQTINYAECHDNHTLWDKNYLAAKADRTRTWTEEELKNAQELAGVILLTSQGVPFLHAGQDFCRTKNFNDNSYNAPISLNALDYGRKAQFIDVFEYHKGLIELRRTHPAFRMRDAEQIKKHLVFLDAPRRVVAFMLKDHANDDPWKEILVIYNGNVQPVEFELPEGEWNVAVDDESAGVEALYKLAGKIELKPISALVMFKE